The following proteins are co-located in the Triticum aestivum cultivar Chinese Spring chromosome 1A, IWGSC CS RefSeq v2.1, whole genome shotgun sequence genome:
- the LOC123063795 gene encoding anthocyanidin 5,3-O-glucosyltransferase-like, which yields MEAANPNPTVVLHACLGVGHLIPMVELAKLFLLRGVPVVIAVPTPPASTADFFSSTASAVAGLEAANPSIAFHHLPPPDYPDPDPHPFLQMLDLLRLTVPSLLAFLRSLPSVAALVLDLFCIDSLDAAAQTGVPAYIYYTSSAGDLAAFLHLPHHFATTEGSFRDMGKAPLRFPGVPPIPASDMPHTVMDRADPICTIRIGHYGRIPEARGVLVNTYEWLEARAVGALREGVCVPGRPTPPVYCIGPLIVSDSAAAQGERHACLSWLDAQPERSVVFLCFGSMGAVSAAELKEIAHGLENSGHRFLWVVRTPPADPAKFFLPRPEPDLDALLPEGFTERTRDRGMVLKMWAPQVEVLRHAATGAFVTHCGWNSVLEAASAGVPMLCWPQYAEQRLNKEFVVDEMKVGVVMEGYDEELVRAEEVERKVRLVMESEEGEKLRERLALAKEKAAEAMADGGPSRMALAEFLKHSKLST from the coding sequence ATGGAGGCGGCCAACCCCAATCCCACCGTGGTGCTGCACGCCTGCCTGGGCGTGGGCCACCTCATCCCCATGGTGGAGCTCGCCAAGCTCTTCCTCCTCCGCGGCGTCCCCGTCGTCATCGCCGTCCCGACCCCGCCGGCCTCCACCGCCGATTTCTTCTCGTccaccgcctccgccgtcgccggcCTCGAGGCCGCCAACCCTTCGATCGCCTTCCACCACCTCCCGCCCCCGGactaccccgaccccgacccccaccCCTTCCTGCAGATGCTCGACCTGCTCCGCCTCACCGTGCCGTCCCTGCTCGCCTTCCTCCGCTCCCTCCCCTCCGTCGCCGCGCTCGTCCTCGACCTCTTCTGCATCGActccctcgacgccgccgcccagaCCGGCGTCCCGGCGTACATCTACTACACCTCCTCCGCTGGCGACCTCGCGGCGTTCCTCCACCTGCCCCACCACTTCGCCACCACGGAGGGGAGCTTCAGGGACATGGGCAAGGCGCCCCTCCGCTTCCCCGGGGTCCCGCCGATCCCGGCGTCCGACATGCCGCACACCGTGATGGACCGCGCGGACCCGATCTGCACCATCAGGATCGGGCACTACGGGCGCATCCCGGAGGCCAGGGGCGTGCTGGTCAACACCTACGAGTGGCTTGAGGCGAGGGCCGTGGGGGCGCTCAGGGAGGGCGTGTGCGTCCCCGGCCGCCCGACCCCACCGGTGTACTGCATCGGGCCGCTGATCGtctcggactcggcggcggcgcaaGGCGAGCGGCACGCGTGCTTGTCATGGCTGGACGCGCAGCCGGAGCGGAGCGTGGTGTTCCTCTGCTTCGGCAGCATGGGCGCCGTGTCGGCGGCGGAACTGAAGGAGATAGCGCACGGGCTCGAGAACTCCGGCCACCGCTTCCTGTGGGTCGTGCGCACCCCTCCGGCTGACCCGGCCAAATTCTTCCTGCCGCGTCCGGAGCCAGACCTGGACGCGCTCCTCCCCGAGGGGTTCACGGAGAGGACACGAGACAGGGGGATGGTGCTGAAGATGTGGGCGCCGCAGGTGGAGGTGCTGCGGCACGCCGCCACCGGCGCGTTTGTGacgcactgcgggtggaactcCGTCCTGGAAGCGGCGTCGGCCGGGGTGCCGATGCTGTGCTGGCCGCAGTACGCGGAGCAGAGGCTGAACAAAGAGTTCGTGGTGGACGAGATGAAGGTCGGGGTGGTGATGGAGGGATACGATGAGGAGCTTGTGAGGGCTGAGGAGGTGGAGAGGAAGGTGAGGCTGGTCATGGAGTCAGAGGAAGGGGAGAAGCTGAGGGAGAGGCTGGCACTGGCCAAGGAGAAGGCCGCTGAAGCGATGGCAGACGGCGGGCCGTCGCGGATGGCGCTCGCCGAGTTCTTGAAGCATTCGAAGCTCTCCACATGA